DNA sequence from the Methanofollis formosanus genome:
GACCTGAACGCCGCCGAGATCATCCGTGAGGTCTGCGCGGCACTCGGTGGGAAAGGCGGCGGAAAACCAACCCTTGCCCAGGGGAGCGGCCAGGACGCCTCGATGATCGACGAGGCCCTTGCCCGCGGCCGGGCACTGATCGCATCGAAGCTCAATGTCTGAAGAGATCGTGGTGCTGGAGCCCGGAGACGAGCGGGCAAAGAAGATCGCAAAGGCCATGGCGAGTCAGACGGCCAACGACATCCTTGGTGCGCTCAAGGACGGCCCGAGGAGCGCCGCCGAGATCGCCGAGCGTCTCTCCATCCCCATCACCACCCTCAAATATCATATCGAGAACCTCGCGGATGCGGGGTTGATCGAGATCGTGAAGACGAGGTGGAGCACGAAAGGGCGCGAGGTGAAGGTCTACGGCCTCACCGAGCGGCTTTTGATCGTCGCGCCGCCGGTGAAGGACATCAAGTCGATCCTTCTCAAATATGCGTCTCTCTTCGGGTTTGTCGTCGTTGCGAGTCTGGCCGCTGCGCTCCTCCTGCCGGTCCTCGCACCGGCGCCGGAGGTGGCGCCGGCGATGCCGCGCGTGATGATGGCCCCCGAGCCCGCCGACTATGGCGGTGGGATGGAGGCGATGGACGAGGCCGGCGTAGCGCCAGGCCCGGTGCCAGATGCCCGGGTCGTCGCCTTCTTCCTTGGTGGGGCCGGCGTGATCGCGCTGCTCCTGCTCTACGAGATCTATCTGTACTTCTCGTATTACCGGAAAAGAGAAGAGCGGGCCTGAAGGAAATTTCCATTTTTTGCAGGGCGTCCTGTTTCATCCTCACTGAGGATCAGATCGGGGGCGGCAGGCGGAGAGATTTCTGGCCGTCGCCCTGTCGCAAGAAGACCGCTCTTTCATCTTCCACCCGGTCTCCGCCATCTTTCACCAGGGTGTGCAAACCAATCCACCGCCGTCACTCCTGTCATCCGGGATTTCACGCCTATTCATGAGGGTTCATCGAATCGTTTGCACCCGACCGGGAAACACAGACACACACCCATGTGATCCTCTTCGTTGGTCACGCTCTGTGTTTTCTTGTTCTGGTGTAAAGATCAATATATACGCGCGTTAGGTACTATATCCTGTGCGAATAGCCGGATCGGCCGTCATCCCGCCCACTTCATTTCTTTACACACCCGGGTGCAAAGGTGGTGCAAAATAGTAAACCGGGCACGAACCCCGGGTTCAAGGACACGCAGTTGAAATTTGATCACTGCTCAGGTCTATGGTGATCGGATGTGCCGCTCCGTTCGGAGAATCTTTCCTTAATCTCACGCCGGGGGCGCTGCCCCCGGACCCCCACGGCGAAGATAACCGGGGAGCGGCAAGGTGCTGTATTCTTAAATCTGCTCTACCGTCTTGAGAGATGATCGGGATCTCTAGCGTGGCCTTCCCACCCCCATCGCAATCCCGGGGGTCCGGGGGCAGAGCCCCCGGCAAGAAAATAGTGGAGGGCGGTTGAATCGCGCTCGCATCCGGAAAAAGTCAGGGTTTACCATGAAAATGATCCAGAAGATTCTCTCTTCAGGTTTGCATGAGAGTTTGAACTCGTCATATCACGTTGAAGCCGATACACAGAGGATAGAATATTCTTCTGATGGATCGGCCGCCCTCATCATCGAGATTTCCCTGCCATCTCGCGCCGGGGGGTTTCACCCCCCGGACCCCCCACGGACCGAAGATAGGTGGGGGCGGCGAAGTGAACACGATCCGCACCGATTCTCCTCTCTTGAAAAAGAGCGATCAAGCAACGAGAAATTTTCATCCCGTATGCTTGAACCCACGTTCATGCCCGATTCAACAGAGCCCAATTTATGTACATATGTTTGAGACGTGCTTTCGCTTCATAAGCGATTTAATCGAGCCGAGCATTCATCACACCGCGCCGGCAGAAAAAAATAGAAAAGGACCCGCCGGCTCCTTCACGCAAACTCGATAAAATTTTTCAGGATCCTCAGCCCCGTCTCCCCGCTCTTCTCAGGATGGAACTGAACCCCATAGACCATCCCGTTCTTCACCGAGGACGCGAACTCGTGGATGTATTCGGTCGTCGTCATCGTATGTTCCGTCGGGGCCGAGGCATAGTACGAGTGGACGAAATAGACGTACGACCCGTCCGCCACCCCGTCGAAGAGCGGTTCGTCGGCCG
Encoded proteins:
- a CDS encoding ArsR/SmtB family transcription factor, which translates into the protein MSEEIVVLEPGDERAKKIAKAMASQTANDILGALKDGPRSAAEIAERLSIPITTLKYHIENLADAGLIEIVKTRWSTKGREVKVYGLTERLLIVAPPVKDIKSILLKYASLFGFVVVASLAAALLLPVLAPAPEVAPAMPRVMMAPEPADYGGGMEAMDEAGVAPGPVPDARVVAFFLGGAGVIALLLLYEIYLYFSYYRKREERA